Proteins found in one Litorihabitans aurantiacus genomic segment:
- the rpmB gene encoding 50S ribosomal protein L28 has translation MSAICQLTGVHPRFGRSVSHSHVRTSRRFNPNVQRKRYFVPSLGRTVTLTLSTKAIRTIDRIGIDVAVAQIRARGGKV, from the coding sequence ATGTCAGCCATCTGCCAGCTCACCGGCGTGCACCCGCGCTTCGGGAGGTCCGTCTCCCACTCGCACGTGCGCACGTCCCGCCGCTTCAACCCCAACGTCCAGCGAAAGCGGTACTTCGTGCCGTCGCTCGGCCGCACCGTGACGCTCACGCTGTCCACGAAGGCGATCCGCACGATCGACCGCATCGGGATCGACGTCGCCGTCGCGCAGATCCGTGCGCGGGGAGGGAAGGTCTGA
- the sfnG gene encoding dimethylsulfone monooxygenase SfnG: MTATTRPADPARFADPLKFAYWVPNVSGGLVVSTIEQRTDWGYDYNKQLGILAEQNGFEYALSQVRYIASYGAAYQHESTSISLAIALATERLKVIAAVHPGLWQPGVLAKLIASADQITGGRMAVNVVSGWFKDEFTKLGEPWLEHGERYRRSEEFIRYVREIWTSEHAEFSGDFYNLHDFDLRPKPVEVPGRRHPEIFMGGNSTDARGMGGRVTDWYFMNGNTPEGIAEQVRDVSEVAREHSREGAVRFGVNGFLIGRDSEAEARDVLREIIAKADRQAVEGFGSAVKQAGQSTGDKKGMWQDSEFADLVQYNDGFRTGLVGTPEQIAERILEYKRTGANLMLLGFLHYHDDVQYFGREVLPLVRELEAAELARV, translated from the coding sequence ATGACTGCAACGACCCGGCCCGCCGACCCCGCACGGTTCGCCGATCCGCTGAAGTTCGCCTACTGGGTGCCGAACGTGAGCGGTGGCCTCGTCGTCAGCACGATCGAGCAGCGCACCGACTGGGGCTACGACTACAACAAGCAGCTCGGCATCCTCGCCGAGCAGAACGGCTTCGAGTACGCCCTGAGCCAGGTGCGCTACATCGCCTCCTACGGCGCGGCCTACCAGCACGAGTCGACCAGCATCAGCCTGGCGATCGCCCTGGCCACCGAGCGCCTGAAGGTCATCGCCGCCGTCCACCCCGGGCTGTGGCAGCCCGGCGTGCTGGCGAAGCTGATCGCGAGCGCCGACCAGATCACGGGCGGCCGCATGGCCGTCAACGTCGTCAGCGGGTGGTTCAAGGACGAGTTCACCAAGCTCGGCGAGCCGTGGCTCGAGCACGGCGAGCGCTACCGCCGCAGCGAGGAGTTCATCCGTTACGTCCGCGAGATCTGGACCTCCGAGCACGCCGAGTTCTCCGGCGACTTCTACAACCTCCACGACTTCGACCTCAGGCCGAAGCCCGTCGAGGTCCCCGGCCGGCGTCACCCCGAGATCTTCATGGGCGGCAACTCCACCGACGCCCGCGGCATGGGCGGCCGGGTCACCGACTGGTACTTCATGAACGGCAACACCCCCGAGGGCATCGCCGAGCAGGTCCGCGACGTCAGCGAGGTCGCCCGCGAGCACAGCCGCGAGGGGGCGGTCCGTTTCGGCGTCAACGGCTTCCTCATCGGCCGCGACTCCGAGGCCGAGGCGCGCGACGTGCTGCGCGAGATCATCGCCAAGGCCGACCGCCAGGCGGTCGAGGGCTTCGGTTCCGCCGTCAAGCAGGCCGGGCAGTCGACCGGCGACAAGAAGGGCATGTGGCAGGACTCGGAGTTCGCCGACCTCGTGCAGTACAACGACGGCTTCCGCACCGGACTCGTCGGCACCCCCGAGCAGATCGCCGAGCGGATCCTGGAGTACAAGCGCACCGGCGCGAACCTCATGCTGCTCGGCTTCCTGCACTACCACGACGACGTGCAGTACTTCGGTCGCGAGGTGCTGCCGCTGGTGCGCGAGCTCGAGGCCGCGGAGCTCGCGCGGGTCTGA
- a CDS encoding family 16 glycoside hydrolase, whose amino-acid sequence MPPQEPGVTLRTFQMPPGMNALCTLRGGTTPNVDKLVPQIDLTTNDDFGLGDNFLTHARANLTVAEGGAYEFRITSDDGSRLTIGDEVVLDNDGPQDTTSVEGTVQLEAGVHDLFVEHFDGTNNQRLLLEWRPPGAASFAVVPSSVLSTEADVVRVTAPGTKYCEGAEDTAGDGLQLDSVNPNYTLTDLRPADFEPKVSGLAFDDADRLLVSTTGSVSSGGWVPDAEPGEVFALDNVLGETSAAEVEYTKIASDLFNPMGIAYVDGKLYASERDGLTELSDLDGDGFYEDHRTFATWPDGGNFHEFAFGLIHDEENFYVNLSVAINNGGASTNPQPAADRGTTLRIDRETGEVEYVAGGLRTPNGIGFGPENEIFAMDNQGDWLPSSKLVHVKDGRFFNHYTNPAGRFDDQPVTPPALWLPQNDISNSPSTPITLEAGPFAGQMLFGDVTYGGLQRAFLEEVDGEYQGAAFRHTAGLEVGANRVITGPDGALYVGGTGEGGNWGESGKLRYGLQKLTPVNADTFDMTSVSVVEGGFEITYTEPISTETAESIADAYRATQWRYVPTAGYGGPKVDETGLVVSDAVVSEDRTKVTLQLDGLEPGHVVHLRSPRPFESESGKELWSTEAWYTLNSLPGYEAPADRGWYEAEYAALRGNAGLDTEHNGYSGAGFVDNFGDVGTGVTFTVNAEEAGTQPLHLRYANGPNPFVGDKDVSLYVNGERIGPWTLPPTGAWNQWGTATTEVALEAGANAVSIRHDEGDDGHVNLDLLQVGDGGDICLPAETEDGYRSLFDGTLATFADWNMAGPGSFGRQADCSLRTSGGMGLLWHGEELGEYSLKLDWKLTKDDNGGIFVGFPDPGTDPWVAVNQGYEIQIDATDEDDRTTGAIYTFQGADLAAVEASLNPVGEWNAYEIVVQDQTIQVYLNGTQVNDFTSTDPARDLAQGFIGMQNHGAGEAVNYRNVRVMDLEDAVTVTAEPVTFTDEDGTEADTFTVPAVEGVEYLVDGDVVAAGTYPGAGTVTVTARALAGFVLAGETEWSYTFDATTPEPEPVLIPAEQVSMGMFSLSAWANQDGLPVVLDRLETIGFENIEPFGGTLRGFSAEQFRAMADSYGLDVPSSHYDVGEATFANTLAYVKTLGQRYVGSGGFAAPGIGSLENTLTTADTMDRLGALSVANGTGKFFGHNHAGEFTTMYEYNGEMTSAWEILVAETDPELVTFQVDVAWATHAGIDVPELLEEHGDRIDLLHIKDATGLVTQPRPTFVNLGEGDVPLQEILAEAVEQDVDLYVMEYDGSPANDSFSAEGFEYLTGLEAGEANPTPEPYTVTPAAVTATDVAGTTGDTYTVPSSAGVQYLVGDAVVAAGTYPATGTVTVTARAATGYALAQGATAEWTFTFDAAGDFVDVPEGMLFFEDIQWMFENGISTGWETADGREYRPLQPIARDAMAAFLYRQANSPAFTAPTVSPFSDVATDNQFYKEIAWLADQDISTGWDNGDGTFSFRPLEPINRDAMAAFLYRMADSPEFEAPAVSPFTDLTPSTQFYSEITWLASEGITTGWLGNDGTAIYRPVNPINRDAMAAFLHRYDDAGFSNVGGSTDS is encoded by the coding sequence CTGCCTCCCCAGGAGCCCGGTGTCACCCTGCGCACGTTCCAGATGCCGCCCGGCATGAACGCGCTCTGCACGCTCCGCGGCGGTACGACGCCGAACGTCGACAAGCTCGTGCCGCAGATCGACCTCACCACGAACGACGACTTCGGCCTCGGGGACAACTTCCTCACGCACGCTCGCGCCAACCTGACCGTGGCGGAGGGCGGGGCCTACGAGTTCCGGATCACGAGCGACGACGGCTCCCGCCTCACCATCGGTGACGAGGTCGTGCTCGACAACGACGGCCCGCAGGACACGACGTCCGTCGAGGGAACGGTCCAGCTCGAGGCGGGCGTCCACGACCTGTTCGTCGAGCACTTCGACGGCACCAACAACCAGCGGCTCCTGCTCGAGTGGCGCCCGCCGGGTGCGGCGAGCTTCGCCGTCGTGCCCTCGAGCGTGCTCAGCACGGAGGCCGACGTGGTGCGCGTGACCGCGCCCGGCACGAAGTACTGCGAGGGCGCCGAGGACACCGCGGGTGACGGCCTGCAGCTCGACTCCGTCAACCCGAACTACACGCTGACCGACCTGCGCCCCGCCGACTTCGAGCCGAAGGTCTCCGGCCTCGCGTTCGACGACGCCGACCGCCTGCTGGTCTCCACGACCGGCTCGGTGAGCTCCGGCGGCTGGGTGCCCGACGCCGAGCCCGGCGAGGTCTTCGCCCTCGACAACGTGCTGGGCGAGACGAGCGCGGCCGAGGTCGAGTACACGAAGATCGCCAGCGACCTGTTCAACCCCATGGGGATCGCCTACGTCGACGGGAAGCTCTACGCCTCGGAGCGCGACGGTCTGACCGAGCTCAGCGACCTCGACGGCGACGGCTTCTACGAGGACCACCGCACGTTCGCGACCTGGCCGGACGGCGGCAACTTCCACGAGTTCGCGTTCGGCCTGATCCACGACGAGGAGAACTTCTACGTCAACCTCTCGGTCGCGATCAACAACGGCGGCGCGTCCACCAACCCGCAGCCGGCCGCCGACCGCGGCACCACGCTGCGCATCGACCGTGAGACCGGCGAGGTCGAGTACGTCGCCGGTGGTCTGCGCACCCCGAACGGGATCGGCTTCGGGCCCGAGAACGAGATCTTCGCGATGGACAACCAGGGCGACTGGCTGCCGAGCTCGAAGCTCGTGCACGTGAAGGACGGCCGGTTCTTCAACCACTACACCAACCCCGCCGGCCGCTTCGACGATCAGCCGGTGACGCCGCCGGCGCTCTGGCTGCCGCAGAACGACATCAGCAACTCGCCCAGCACACCGATCACGCTGGAGGCGGGCCCGTTCGCGGGTCAGATGCTCTTCGGCGACGTCACCTACGGCGGCCTGCAGCGCGCGTTCCTCGAGGAGGTCGACGGCGAGTACCAGGGTGCGGCGTTCCGCCACACCGCGGGCCTCGAGGTCGGCGCCAACCGCGTCATCACCGGTCCCGACGGCGCGCTGTACGTCGGCGGCACGGGTGAGGGCGGCAACTGGGGCGAGTCGGGCAAGCTGCGCTACGGCCTGCAGAAGCTGACCCCGGTCAACGCCGACACGTTCGACATGACCTCGGTGAGCGTGGTCGAGGGCGGGTTCGAGATCACCTACACCGAGCCGATCTCGACCGAGACGGCGGAGTCGATCGCGGACGCCTACCGCGCCACGCAGTGGCGCTACGTCCCGACGGCCGGCTACGGCGGTCCGAAGGTCGACGAGACCGGGCTGGTGGTGAGCGACGCCGTCGTCTCGGAGGACCGCACGAAGGTGACGCTGCAGCTGGACGGTCTCGAGCCCGGTCACGTGGTGCACCTGCGCTCCCCGCGGCCGTTCGAGTCCGAGTCGGGCAAGGAGCTGTGGAGCACCGAGGCCTGGTACACGCTCAACTCGCTGCCGGGCTACGAGGCGCCGGCCGACCGCGGCTGGTACGAGGCGGAGTACGCCGCGCTGCGCGGCAACGCCGGCCTGGACACCGAGCACAACGGGTACTCGGGTGCCGGGTTCGTGGACAACTTCGGCGACGTCGGCACGGGTGTGACGTTCACGGTGAACGCCGAGGAGGCGGGCACCCAGCCGCTCCACCTGCGCTACGCCAACGGCCCCAACCCGTTCGTGGGTGACAAGGACGTCTCGCTGTACGTCAACGGCGAGCGCATCGGCCCCTGGACGCTGCCGCCCACGGGCGCCTGGAACCAGTGGGGCACGGCGACGACGGAGGTCGCGCTCGAGGCGGGCGCGAACGCCGTCTCGATCCGTCACGACGAGGGCGACGACGGCCACGTCAACCTGGACCTGCTCCAGGTCGGCGACGGCGGCGACATCTGCCTGCCGGCCGAGACCGAGGACGGCTACCGCAGCCTCTTCGACGGCACCCTCGCGACGTTCGCGGACTGGAACATGGCCGGCCCCGGGTCGTTCGGACGCCAGGCCGACTGCAGCCTCCGCACCAGCGGCGGCATGGGCCTGCTGTGGCACGGCGAGGAGCTCGGTGAGTACAGCCTCAAGCTCGACTGGAAGCTGACGAAGGACGACAACGGCGGCATCTTCGTCGGGTTCCCCGACCCGGGCACCGACCCGTGGGTCGCGGTCAACCAGGGCTACGAGATCCAGATCGACGCGACGGACGAGGACGACCGCACCACCGGCGCGATCTACACCTTCCAGGGCGCCGACCTCGCGGCCGTCGAGGCCTCGCTGAACCCCGTCGGCGAGTGGAACGCGTACGAGATCGTCGTGCAGGACCAGACGATCCAGGTCTACCTCAACGGCACGCAGGTCAACGACTTCACCAGCACCGACCCGGCGCGCGACCTCGCGCAGGGCTTCATCGGGATGCAGAACCACGGCGCGGGCGAGGCGGTCAACTACCGCAACGTCCGCGTGATGGACCTCGAGGACGCCGTGACGGTCACGGCCGAGCCGGTGACGTTCACCGACGAGGACGGGACCGAGGCCGACACCTTCACCGTCCCCGCGGTCGAGGGTGTGGAGTACCTGGTCGACGGCGACGTCGTCGCCGCCGGCACGTACCCGGGTGCGGGCACGGTCACGGTGACGGCGCGGGCGCTCGCGGGCTTCGTGCTCGCGGGGGAGACGGAGTGGTCGTACACCTTCGACGCGACGACGCCGGAGCCCGAGCCCGTGCTGATCCCGGCGGAGCAGGTCTCCATGGGGATGTTCTCGCTGAGCGCCTGGGCGAACCAGGACGGACTCCCGGTGGTCCTGGACCGTCTGGAGACCATCGGGTTCGAGAACATCGAGCCCTTCGGCGGGACGCTGCGCGGCTTCTCGGCGGAGCAGTTCCGCGCGATGGCCGACTCTTACGGCCTGGACGTGCCGTCGTCGCACTACGACGTGGGTGAGGCGACGTTCGCGAACACCCTGGCGTACGTGAAGACGCTGGGTCAGCGGTACGTGGGTTCGGGTGGCTTCGCGGCCCCCGGCATCGGCTCGCTGGAGAACACGCTGACGACGGCGGACACGATGGACCGCCTGGGTGCGCTGTCGGTGGCGAACGGGACCGGGAAGTTCTTCGGCCACAACCACGCCGGCGAGTTCACCACGATGTACGAGTACAACGGCGAGATGACCTCGGCCTGGGAGATCCTCGTGGCCGAGACCGACCCCGAGCTCGTCACCTTCCAGGTCGACGTGGCCTGGGCGACGCACGCCGGGATCGACGTGCCCGAGCTGCTCGAGGAGCACGGCGACCGGATCGACCTGCTGCACATCAAGGACGCCACGGGTCTCGTGACCCAGCCGCGCCCGACGTTCGTCAACCTCGGCGAGGGTGACGTGCCGCTCCAGGAGATCCTGGCCGAGGCCGTCGAGCAGGACGTCGACCTGTACGTGATGGAGTACGACGGCTCCCCGGCCAACGACTCGTTCTCCGCCGAGGGCTTCGAGTACCTCACCGGCCTCGAGGCCGGCGAGGCGAACCCGACGCCGGAGCCGTACACGGTCACCCCGGCGGCGGTCACCGCCACCGACGTGGCCGGGACGACGGGTGACACCTACACCGTCCCGAGCTCGGCCGGCGTGCAGTACCTCGTGGGCGACGCGGTCGTGGCGGCCGGGACCTACCCCGCCACCGGGACCGTCACCGTCACGGCTCGCGCTGCCACGGGGTACGCCCTGGCGCAGGGTGCGACGGCGGAGTGGACGTTCACGTTCGACGCCGCGGGCGACTTCGTGGACGTGCCGGAGGGGATGCTCTTCTTCGAGGACATCCAGTGGATGTTCGAGAACGGGATCTCGACGGGGTGGGAGACGGCTGACGGTCGCGAGTACCGTCCGCTGCAGCCGATCGCGCGTGATGCGATGGCGGCGTTCCTGTACCGCCAGGCGAACTCGCCCGCGTTCACGGCGCCGACGGTCTCGCCGTTCAGCGACGTGGCCACGGACAACCAGTTCTACAAGGAGATCGCGTGGCTGGCCGACCAGGACATCTCAACCGGGTGGGACAACGGGGACGGGACGTTCTCCTTCCGTCCGCTGGAGCCGATCAACCGTGACGCGATGGCGGCGTTCCTGTACCGGATGGCCGACAGCCCCGAGTTCGAGGCGCCGGCGGTCTCGCCGTTCACGGATCTGACTCCGTCCACGCAGTTCTACTCGGAGATCACGTGGTTGGCCTCGGAGGGGATCACCACGGGGTGGCTCGGGAACGACGGGACGGCGATCTACCGTCCGGTGAACCCGATCAACCGTGATGCGATGGCGGCGTTCCTGCACCGCTACGACGACGCGGGCTTCAGCAACGTCGGCGGCAGCACCGACAGCTGA
- a CDS encoding MBL fold metallo-hydrolase yields the protein MVSIQRVLTRGTHPVDGREVELENNVWIVGDDTEVVVIDASHQPDVIAEAVAGRRVVGILLTHGHRDHIGGAPELARLTGGPIWLHHADEFLWEAAHGDTPFPATALPPHQIVHVAGTELEVRHTPGHTPGASVVVATGLGAVFTGDTLFEGGPGATRWDYSSFGQIVESITDNLLTLPPETVVHTGHGPDTSIGAEAPHRQEWIDRGW from the coding sequence ATGGTGAGCATCCAGCGCGTCCTGACCCGCGGCACCCACCCCGTCGACGGCCGCGAGGTCGAGCTCGAGAACAACGTGTGGATCGTGGGTGACGACACCGAGGTCGTCGTCATCGACGCGTCCCACCAGCCCGACGTCATCGCCGAGGCCGTCGCCGGCCGACGCGTCGTCGGCATCCTGCTGACCCACGGCCACCGCGACCACATCGGTGGCGCACCCGAGCTGGCCCGCCTCACGGGCGGCCCGATCTGGCTGCACCACGCGGACGAGTTCCTGTGGGAGGCGGCCCACGGCGACACGCCCTTCCCCGCGACGGCGCTGCCGCCGCACCAGATCGTCCACGTCGCCGGCACCGAGCTCGAGGTCCGGCACACCCCGGGCCACACGCCGGGCGCGAGCGTCGTCGTCGCGACGGGGCTCGGTGCCGTCTTCACCGGCGACACCCTGTTCGAGGGTGGGCCGGGCGCCACCCGCTGGGACTACTCCTCGTTCGGGCAGATCGTCGAGTCGATCACCGACAACCTCCTGACGCTGCCGCCCGAGACGGTCGTCCACACCGGGCACGGCCCCGACACGAGCATCGGGGCCGAGGCGCCGCACCGCCAGGAGTGGATCGACCGCGGGTGGTGA
- a CDS encoding GTP-binding protein, with the protein MVDGARALPQLHDGDDALLAQLTAADVVVVAPVDREAALDPSARRGSDVVDALRSPASHRCDDTCAPWLADALAGEHDDAALEIAHDPVTLGAGHGFVEAVTTADGARLAPSGAWSLDLRSERPFHPDRLMERIRDLACERTTSRGRFWLPNRPDAVCGWEATGGTVCVGVAGPWEDARPETYLTVVGTGPASERTRLRRAFDEALLTDAEIAAGPAAWLGRPDPLEVYLGDPADLYRS; encoded by the coding sequence GTGGTCGACGGCGCACGCGCACTCCCCCAGCTGCACGACGGCGACGACGCGCTGCTCGCGCAGCTGACGGCGGCCGACGTCGTCGTCGTGGCACCCGTCGACCGCGAGGCCGCGCTCGACCCGAGCGCCCGGCGTGGCAGCGACGTCGTCGACGCGCTCCGCTCCCCCGCCTCGCACCGCTGCGACGACACGTGCGCCCCGTGGCTCGCCGACGCGCTGGCGGGTGAGCACGACGACGCGGCGCTCGAGATCGCGCACGACCCGGTCACGCTCGGGGCGGGGCACGGTTTCGTCGAGGCCGTCACGACCGCCGACGGCGCCCGCCTGGCCCCCTCCGGTGCGTGGTCGCTCGACCTGCGCAGCGAGCGGCCGTTCCACCCCGACCGGCTGATGGAGCGCATCCGCGACCTCGCCTGCGAGCGCACCACGAGCCGCGGCCGGTTCTGGCTGCCCAACCGGCCCGACGCGGTGTGCGGCTGGGAGGCGACGGGCGGGACGGTGTGCGTCGGCGTCGCCGGACCGTGGGAGGACGCGCGCCCCGAGACGTACCTGACCGTCGTCGGCACCGGCCCGGCGAGCGAGCGCACCCGCCTGCGGCGCGCCTTCGACGAGGCGCTGCTGACCGACGCCGAGATCGCCGCCGGACCGGCCGCGTGGCTCGGCCGCCCCGACCCGCTCGAGGTCTACCTCGGCGACCCCGCGGACCTGTACCGGTCCTGA
- a CDS encoding flavin reductase family protein: protein MSDQLDTDTFRGLVGRHPAGVCVIACVDDGGAPVGFTASSVVSVSSSPPVLAFCVRGRSSAWPAIAVARSVAVSFLARDQADLAERFAARGTDRFADGGWTSLPGGEPVVDGAREWVRGRVLERISLGSSHLVALSPTAHGAPRPDAPPLLYREGDYRGLDAHDA, encoded by the coding sequence GTGAGCGATCAGCTCGACACGGACACCTTCCGCGGGCTCGTCGGCCGGCACCCGGCGGGCGTGTGCGTGATCGCGTGCGTGGACGACGGCGGCGCACCGGTCGGCTTCACGGCCTCCTCGGTCGTCTCGGTCTCCTCCTCGCCGCCGGTGCTGGCGTTCTGCGTGCGCGGCCGGTCGTCGGCGTGGCCGGCGATCGCCGTCGCGCGCTCGGTCGCGGTGAGCTTCCTCGCGCGCGACCAGGCGGACCTCGCCGAACGCTTCGCCGCCCGCGGCACCGACCGGTTCGCCGACGGCGGGTGGACCTCCCTGCCCGGCGGCGAGCCCGTGGTCGACGGCGCGCGCGAGTGGGTGCGCGGCCGGGTGCTCGAGCGCATCTCGCTCGGGTCGAGCCACCTCGTGGCCTTGAGCCCGACGGCGCACGGTGCGCCCCGACCCGACGCGCCCCCGCTGCTCTACCGCGAGGGTGACTACCGGGGCCTCGACGCCCACGACGCCTGA